The following are encoded in a window of Castanea sativa cultivar Marrone di Chiusa Pesio chromosome 9, ASM4071231v1 genomic DNA:
- the LOC142611314 gene encoding short-chain dehydrogenase TIC 32 B, chloroplastic-like — protein sequence MGIFSLITGRPGSSGFGSASTAEQVTEGIDASNLTAIVTGGASGIGLETARVLALRKAHVIIAARNMEAASAVKQLILKDNETARVDVLKLDLCSMKSVRAFVDDFNALNVPLNILINNAGVMFCPFQLSKDGIEMQFATNHIGHFLLTNLLLEKMKNTARSTNIEGRIVNLSSIAHNYTYEQGIRFDQINDESGYSDKRAYGQSKLANILHANELSRRFQEEGINITVNSVHPGLIMTPLMRYSELLMRVIRVFTFYLWKNVPQGASTTCYVALHPNLKGVTGKYYLDCNEMQPSAFARDTVLAKNLWDFSNKLVSSVAKP from the exons ATGGGTATCTTCTCATTGATTACAGGGAGGCCAGGCTCGAGTGGGTTTGGCTCAGCTTCGACTGCTGAACAAGTTACCGAAGGGATTGATGCCAGTAATCTCACTGCTATTGTCACTG GAGGAGCGAGTGGAATTGGCTTGGAAACCGCGAGAGTGTTGGCTCTTCGGAAAGCTCATGTCATCATTGCTGCAAGGAACATGGAAGCTGCAAGTGCAGTAAAACAGCTTATTCTTAAAGACAACGAAACTGCGCGTGTGGATGTCCTAAAGCTCGACCTGTGCTCCATGAAGTCTGTTAGAGCATTTGTTGACGACTTCAATGCTCTTAACGTTCCCCTTAACATCTTGAt AAACAATGCCGGTGTCATGTTCTGCCCCTTTCAGCTTTCAAAAGATGGAATAGAGATGCAATTTGCTACAAATCATATAG GTCATTTCCTCTTAACGAATCTTCTTCttgagaaaatgaagaacacaGCAAGATCAACCAACATTGAGGGCAGGATTGTGAACTTGTCATCAATAGCCCACAACTACACTTATGAACAGGGGATCCGATTTGATCAGATCAATGATGAAAGTGG TTATTCTGACAAAAGGGCATATGGACAATCCAAATTAGCAAACATATTACATGCGAATGAGCTCTCTCGTCGTTTCCag GAAGAAGGTATAAACATTACTGTGAACTCAGTCCATCCAGGATTGATAATGACTCCTCTCATGAGATATTCTGAACTTCTGATGA GAGTTATACGGGTGTTCACCTTTTATCTATGGAAGAACGTGCCTCAG GGAGCATCCACGACTTGCTACGTCGCACTCCACCCAAATCTGAAGGGTGTTACTGGAAAGTACTATCTGGACTGCAATGAGATGCAACCAAGTGCGTTTGCAAGAGATACAGTGTTGGCTAAAAATCTCTGGGACTTCAGCAACAAGTTGGTTTCTTCAGTTGCAAAACCTTGA
- the LOC142611316 gene encoding uncharacterized protein LOC142611316, producing MFLTLLTSILSNLSSRRPLLIYAATWTTILTLTVAVASFAPEVAFVSAISSTSRFSKLCETEGSVRLPLDVAGEILCLPAHLFVKSKVDLIVPPVFAAVVVAGSACLVRAVGLWEQDQAH from the coding sequence ATGTTTCTTACACTACTCACCTCAATACTCTCGAACCTCAGCTCCCGGAGGCCACTGCTTATATATGCGGCCACGTGGACAACCATCCTGACGTTAACGGTAGCGGTGGCTTCGTTCGCGCCAGAAGTGGCCTTCGTGTCGGCGATATCTTCGACGTCTCGGTTCTCGAAACTGTGCGAGACGGAAGGGTCCGTTAGGTTGCCGTTAGATGTGGCGGGAGAGATCCTCTGCTTGCCGGCTCACCTGTTCGTTAAGTCCAAGGTTGATTTGATTGTCCCTCCGGTCTTTGCGGCTGTTGTGGTTGCTGGCTCCGCTTGTTTGGTCCGGGCCGTGGGCCTTTGGGAGCAGGATCAGGCCCATTAA